A window from Deltaproteobacteria bacterium encodes these proteins:
- a CDS encoding thiolase family protein, with product MSTNLSGKYAIVGVGQSPLGKVPEMGPIGLFAVAAKNAIEDAGLKKEDVDGLITRGPDDV from the coding sequence ATGAGCACGAACCTGAGCGGCAAGTACGCCATCGTCGGCGTCGGACAGAGCCCCCTGGGCAAGGTGCCCGAGATGGGGCCCATCGGCCTCTTCGCGGTGGCGGCCAAGAACGCCATCGAGGACGCCGGCCTCAAGAAGGAGGACGTGGACGGTCTCATCACCCGCGGACCGGACGACGTCT